One Schistocerca nitens isolate TAMUIC-IGC-003100 chromosome 1, iqSchNite1.1, whole genome shotgun sequence DNA segment encodes these proteins:
- the LOC126255037 gene encoding uncharacterized protein LOC126255037, with amino-acid sequence MLEKTKAYFETCRTEEKFVSFLTDSKELATELELEDLMLPQVSVSRQRSKKPIYFTYEGRDETIDDPTKHYKIEFYCYLLEIVTTSLDGRFNQLKSHCDYFDFLYDISELKNAPPDSLDTKCNLAAILQDHESSDIGALELREELKVLSTLLKPGIGPKETLKFIGRHNFCPNVNIALRILLTLPVTVASGERSFSKLKLMQTYLRSTMSQTRSTGLATISIEHELADDLN; translated from the coding sequence atgcttgaaaaaacaaaagcatattttgagacctgcagaacagaagaaaagtttgtgtctttcttgacggattccaaagaattggctacagaattagagctagaagatctaatGTTACCACAGGTAAGTGTTTCCCGGCAACGAAGTAAGAAGCCAATATACTTTACCTATGAAGGAAGGGATGAGACAATAGATGAcccaacaaaacattacaagattGAATTCTACTGTTATCTTTTAGAGATAGTAACCACATCTTTGGATGGGAGAttcaatcaactgaaatctcattgtgattattttgattttctctatGACATTAGCGAGCTGAAGAATGCACCTCCTGACAGCCTGGACACAAAGTGTAATCTCGCAGCGATTTTGCAAGATCATGAGTCAAGCGACATTGGTGCACTGGAGTTaagggaagaactaaaagtgctttcaacattgttgaaacctggaataggtccaaaagagactctgaagtttataggaagacataatttttgccctaatgttaacattgctctgagaattctcttaacactcccagtgacagttgcgagtggagagaggagtttctcaaaactgaaattgatgCAGACATACCTCCGATCAACGATGAGCCAAACTCGTTCGACTGGTCTTGCAACAATATCAATTGAGCATGAGCTTGCAGATGACTTAAATTAA